A region from the Bactrocera dorsalis isolate Fly_Bdor chromosome 1, ASM2337382v1, whole genome shotgun sequence genome encodes:
- the LOC125775390 gene encoding craniofacial development protein 2-like codes for MRDPPFGDDHGKRNKDYDLRACTWNVRSLNWEGAAAQLVNVLVKIKADITAVQEMRWTGQGQRRVGPCDIYYSGHIKERKFGVGFVVGERLRRQVLSFTPEIERLAKIRIKARFFNISLICAHAPTEEKDDVSKDAFYECLERTYERCPRHDVKIVLGDFNARVGKEGIFGTTVGKFSLHEETSPNGLRLIDFAGARNMVICSTRFQHKKIHQATWLSPDRKTTNQIDHVVIDGRHVSSVLDVRALRGPNIDSDHYLVAAKIRTRLCAPKNARQQTQGRFDVEKLQSQQTAERFSTRLALLLSESTRQQLGIRELWDDISNSLRTAATETIGFRKVQKNSWYDEECRVAAERKQAAYLATLRSTTTRARWDRY; via the coding sequence atgagagaccccccttttggtgacgaccatggcaaacgaaataaggactatgatttgagggcatgcacctggaatgtccggtcccttaattgggaaggtgccgctgcccagctggtaaatgtcctcgtaaagataaaggctgacatcaccgccgtccaagaaatgcgatggacaggacaaggacagagacgagtaggtccttgtgacatttactacagtggccatataaaggagcgcaagtttggtgttggattcgtggtgggagagagactccgtcgccaagtactatcattcactccggagattgaacgtctagccaaaatccgcatcaaagcgaggttcttcaacatatcgctgatttgcgcccacgccccgacggaagagaaggacgatgtgtccaaagatgctttttatgagtgcttggagcgcacttatgagagatgcccccgccacgatgtcaaaatcgtgcttggcgacttcaacgccagggtgggcaaagaaggtatctttggcactacggtcggtaaattcagcctccacgaggaaacatccccaaatgggttgaggctgatcgacttcgccggggcccgaaatatggttatctgtagtactagattccagcataagaagatacatcaagctacctggctgtctccggatcgaaaaaccaccaaccagatcgatcatgttgtgatagacggaagacacgtctccagtgttttagatgtgcgtgcgctccgaggtcctaacatcgactcggaccactatcttgttgcagccaagattcgcacccgcctctgtgcaccaaaaaacgcacgccaacaaacacaaggaaggttcgacgtcgagaagctgcaatcacaacagacagccgaacgattttctactcggcttgcactcctgctctctgagagcactcgtcaacaactcggtataagggaactgtgggacgacatttcaaactccttacgtacagctgcaaccgaaaccattggttttcggaaagtgcaaaagaacagctggtacgacgaggagtgccgtgtcgcagcggagagaaaacaggctgcctacctcgcaacgttacgatcgaccacaacacgtgcgagatgggatagatactga